In Mustela lutreola isolate mMusLut2 chromosome 1, mMusLut2.pri, whole genome shotgun sequence, one genomic interval encodes:
- the PRSS23 gene encoding serine protease 23, which translates to MAGIPGLLFLFLLLLCAVGQVSLYSTHWKPTWPAYRLPVVLPQSTLNLGKPDFGAEARLDVSSSCGPQCHKGTPLPTYEEAKQYLSYETLYANGSRTETQVGIYVLSGGGGQESSGRSRRKRQIYGYDSRFSIFGKDFLLNYPFSTSVKLSTGCTGTLVAEKHVLTAAHCIHDGKTYVKGTQKLRVGFLKPKFKDGGRGANSSSSAGPEKMKFQWIRVKRTHVPKGWIKGNANDIGMDYDYALLELKKPHKRKFMKIGVSPPAKQLPGGRIHFSGYDNDRPGNLVYRFCDVKDETYDLLYQQCDAQPGASGSGVYVRMWKRQQQKWERKIIGIFSGHQWVDMNGSPQDFNVAVRITPLKYAQICYWIKGNYLDCREG; encoded by the coding sequence ATGGCGGGGATCCCAGggctcctcttccttttcctcctcctgctctgtgcTGTTGGGCAGGTGAGCCTTTATAGCACCCACTGGAAACCCACCTGGCCTGCTTACCGCCTCCCCGTGGTGTTGCCCCAGTCCACCCTCAACCTGGGCAAGCCAGACTTTGGGGCCGAAGCCAGATTGGATGTGTCCTCCTCATGCGGACCCCAGTGTCATAAGGGGACTCCACTGCCCACTTACGAAGAGGCCAAGCAGTACTTGTCTTACGAGACACTCTATGCCAACGGCAGCCGCACGGAGACGCAGGTGGGCATTTATGTCCTCAGCGGTGGTGGGGGCCAAGAGTCTTCGGGAAGGTCTCGGAGGAAGCGGCAGATTTATGGCTATGACAGCAGATTCAGCATCTTCGGGAAGGACTTCTTGCTCAACTACCCCTTCTCCACATCAGTGAAGTTATCTACAGGCTGCACGGGCACCCTGGTGGCGGAGAAGCATGTCCTCACGGCTGCCCATTGCATCCACGACGGGAAAACCTATGTGAAGGGGACCCAGAAACTTCGAGTGGGCTTCCTGAAGCCCAAGTTTAAAGACGGCGGTCGCGGGGCCAACAGCTCAAGCTCTGCGGGGCCGGAGAAGATGAAGTTTCAGTGGATCCGGGTGAAGCGTACCCATGTGCCCAAGGGTTGGATCAAAGGCAATGCCAACGACATTGGCATGGATTATGACTACGCCCTCCTAGAActcaaaaaaccccacaagagaAAGTTCATGAAGATTGGGGTGAGCCCTCCAGCCAAGCAGCTGCCGGGAGGCAGGATCCACTTCTCTGGGTATGACAATGATCGACCCGGCAACTTGGTGTACCGCTTCTGTGATGTCAAAGACGAGACCTATGACCTGCTCTACCAGCAGTGCGACGCCCAGCCCGGGGCCAGCGGCTCCGGGGTCTACGTGAGGATGTGGAAGAGGCAGCAGCAGAAGTGGGAGCGGAAAATTATTGGCATCTTTTCAGGGCACCAGTGGGTAGACATGAATGGTTCTCCGCAGGACTTCAACGTGGCCGTTAGAATCACCCCTCTCAAATATGCTCAGATATGCTATTGGATTAAAGGAAACTACCTGGATTGCAGGGAGGGGTGA